A region of Paenibacillus sp. JNUCC-31 DNA encodes the following proteins:
- the tsaE gene encoding tRNA (adenosine(37)-N6)-threonylcarbamoyltransferase complex ATPase subunit type 1 TsaE, whose translation MNQTHEQWVYYSHGIADTEVLASALAEQATAGMVIALDGDLGAGKTAFSQKFAWHLGVRDVVNSPTFTLIKEYEGRLPLYHMDVYRISLEEADELGLDEYFYGAGVSLVEWSSIIPELLPQEHLHVQMETTGPEDRTITLDGYGETYAAICRQFRQNGVIR comes from the coding sequence GCATTGCAGATACAGAAGTACTTGCGTCCGCACTTGCTGAACAGGCAACCGCCGGCATGGTGATTGCATTGGACGGTGATCTGGGTGCGGGCAAAACGGCATTTTCACAGAAGTTTGCCTGGCATTTGGGTGTACGTGATGTGGTCAACAGTCCCACGTTTACCCTGATCAAGGAATACGAAGGGCGTCTGCCCTTGTATCACATGGATGTCTATCGCATTTCACTGGAAGAAGCAGACGAGCTTGGGCTGGATGAGTATTTCTATGGAGCCGGAGTCAGCCTGGTGGAGTGGTCGAGTATCATTCCCGAATTGCTCCCGCAAGAACATTTGCATGTGCAGATGGAGACGACAGGCCCGGAGGATCGAACGATTACACTGGATGGGTATGGCGAGACTTACGCTGCTATATGCCGACAGTTCAGACAGAATGGAGTCATAAGATGA
- the tsaB gene encoding tRNA (adenosine(37)-N6)-threonylcarbamoyltransferase complex dimerization subunit type 1 TsaB encodes MEDLQKKPRQRFLALDTSTAVMAAAVMEDHALLEERNERAERNHSVHVVPVMEQLLEASSTQPGQLDGIAVGIGPGSYTGIRIAVTAAKTLAWAWDIPVAGVSSLQALAWGGWHSGLAAKAEAAAEDAAAGAGGTPSADQGGTGAAPVHWIVPLVDARRGQAYTALFASAGSAAPRRLAPDAIRLVDGWLEALAVRMAEAAPEERPAAVWIVGETGPHAAAAAELRCPAGTALQLVPYELEGRWVGRLGAEALLAGQRDDVHALVPNYTQLAEAEANLLRKG; translated from the coding sequence ATGGAAGATTTACAAAAAAAGCCGCGTCAGCGGTTTTTGGCGTTGGATACCTCGACTGCGGTGATGGCAGCCGCGGTAATGGAAGATCACGCTCTTCTGGAGGAACGCAATGAACGGGCAGAACGCAATCACTCGGTGCACGTTGTGCCTGTAATGGAGCAGCTGCTGGAAGCCAGCAGCACGCAGCCGGGACAGCTGGACGGCATTGCTGTCGGCATTGGCCCGGGATCGTACACGGGCATCCGCATTGCGGTGACCGCGGCGAAGACGCTGGCCTGGGCGTGGGACATCCCCGTTGCCGGGGTGTCCAGCCTTCAGGCTCTGGCCTGGGGCGGCTGGCACAGCGGCCTTGCCGCCAAGGCCGAAGCTGCGGCAGAGGATGCCGCAGCCGGGGCTGGCGGAACGCCATCCGCGGACCAGGGCGGCACGGGTGCCGCCCCTGTCCACTGGATCGTTCCGCTTGTGGATGCGCGGCGCGGTCAGGCCTATACCGCGCTGTTTGCCTCCGCCGGGAGCGCTGCGCCCCGGCGGCTGGCCCCAGATGCCATCCGTCTGGTGGACGGATGGCTGGAAGCCCTCGCCGTCCGCATGGCGGAGGCGGCGCCGGAAGAGCGGCCCGCTGCCGTCTGGATTGTCGGCGAGACGGGCCCGCATGCGGCGGCAGCGGCTGAGCTTCGCTGCCCCGCAGGAACGGCGCTCCAGCTCGTACCCTATGAGCTGGAGGGCCGCTGGGTTGGGCGCCTCGGCGCCGAGGCGCTGCTTGCAGGTCAGCGGGATGACGTGCATGCGCTTGTGCCCAACTACACCCAGCTGGCTGAAGCGGAAGCCAATCTGCTGCGCAAAGGCTAA
- the rimI gene encoding ribosomal protein S18-alanine N-acetyltransferase: protein MDNVENDGQEAALQFRFMTLDDIPDVMIIEHEAFTLPWTEEAFQNELTHNHFAKYMVMELEGTAIGYAGMWTIMDEAHITNIAVREAYRGRKLGEKLLDELMRTAAYLGMERMTLEVRVSNRIAQSLYQKKGFESAGLRKGYYSDNGEDAMIMWANLPPASRSGEEEGSVTDS, encoded by the coding sequence ATGGACAACGTGGAGAATGACGGGCAGGAAGCAGCCCTTCAGTTCAGATTCATGACTCTGGATGATATTCCCGATGTAATGATTATTGAACATGAGGCCTTCACCCTGCCCTGGACGGAAGAAGCGTTTCAGAATGAATTGACACACAATCATTTTGCTAAATATATGGTCATGGAACTGGAAGGAACAGCAATTGGCTATGCTGGCATGTGGACGATCATGGATGAAGCCCACATTACCAATATTGCAGTCAGGGAAGCTTATCGTGGGCGCAAGCTCGGCGAGAAGCTGTTGGACGAATTGATGAGAACGGCGGCTTATCTCGGGATGGAACGAATGACGCTGGAAGTCCGGGTTTCGAATCGAATTGCCCAGAGCTTGTATCAGAAAAAAGGGTTTGAATCGGCAGGTCTTCGCAAAGGATACTACTCCGACAATGGGGAGGATGCGATGATTATGTGGGCGAATTTGCCGCCTGCGAGCCGGAGCGGCGAAGAGGAAGGAAGCGTAACGGATTCATGA
- the tsaD gene encoding tRNA (adenosine(37)-N6)-threonylcarbamoyltransferase complex transferase subunit TsaD, whose product MKDFNEKISSAPSYILAVETSCDETSVAVVKDGREVLSNLISSQIETHKAFGGVVPEVASRKHVEVITLMLEQAIEQSGIRPRDLSAIAVTQGPGLVGALLVGIVAAKTMAMALGKPLIGTHHIAGHIYANRLTQELQYPAMALVVSGGHTELVHMESEGKFKLIGRTRDDAVGEAYDKVARALGCPYPGGPHVDRMAAEAEQAVPLPRVWLEADSYDFSLSGLKSAVLNVLNQAKMRGETLEPSAVARGFQEAVVEVLVEKAVRAVHEYGSRQLLLCGGVAANRGLRSALQERCAKEGLELLIPPMEYCTDNAAMIGAAAYLKWQRGEISEFDAKADPGLSLEAWSVQSL is encoded by the coding sequence ATGAAGGATTTCAATGAAAAGATAAGTTCAGCACCATCTTATATATTGGCTGTGGAGACAAGCTGTGATGAAACGTCCGTAGCGGTAGTCAAGGATGGACGGGAAGTGCTGTCCAATCTGATCTCCAGCCAGATTGAGACGCATAAGGCATTTGGCGGAGTAGTGCCTGAAGTGGCTTCGCGCAAACACGTTGAAGTCATTACATTGATGCTGGAACAGGCTATTGAACAATCCGGCATCCGTCCGCGTGATCTGAGTGCGATTGCCGTCACGCAAGGGCCTGGACTGGTAGGTGCATTGCTGGTCGGCATTGTAGCGGCCAAAACCATGGCTATGGCTCTTGGCAAGCCGCTCATTGGCACACATCATATTGCAGGACATATCTATGCCAACAGACTTACCCAGGAGCTGCAATATCCAGCGATGGCATTGGTGGTTTCGGGTGGTCATACCGAGCTTGTGCATATGGAATCCGAAGGCAAGTTCAAACTGATCGGTCGTACGCGTGACGATGCGGTAGGCGAGGCTTACGACAAAGTGGCACGGGCCCTGGGCTGTCCCTACCCGGGAGGACCGCATGTGGACCGGATGGCTGCTGAAGCAGAGCAGGCGGTACCTTTGCCGCGTGTCTGGCTTGAAGCAGATTCGTATGATTTCAGTCTTAGCGGTCTGAAGTCGGCTGTACTGAATGTTCTGAATCAAGCCAAAATGCGCGGAGAAACGCTTGAACCATCTGCTGTGGCGCGGGGCTTCCAGGAAGCGGTCGTCGAAGTGCTGGTAGAGAAGGCAGTGCGGGCTGTTCATGAGTATGGATCGCGTCAATTGTTGTTATGCGGTGGCGTTGCAGCAAATCGGGGTTTGCGTTCAGCTTTGCAGGAGCGTTGTGCGAAGGAAGGGCTTGAATTGCTGATCCCGCCGATGGAGTATTGTACCGACAATGCTGCGATGATTGGAGCTGCGGCGTACTTGAAATGGCAGCGGGGAGAAATCTCGGAATTCGATGCCAAAGCAGATCCTGGACTTTCACTTGAGGCATGGTCTGTTCAATCGCTATAG
- a CDS encoding 2-isopropylmalate synthase has product MTTNNNKRMIEIFDTTLRDGEQAPGASLQPEQKIELAHQLASLGIDVIEPGFPISSPGEFAAVQAISRQLQNVEICGFARAVKGDIDAAVRATADAARRRIHLFISSSDIHIEHQLRRPRSEVVATAREMVSYARQFTDIVEFTAMDAARTKMDDLIEMVEVAIEAGASVINLPDTVGYALPHEYGEMFRRVREGARGGDKVRYSAHCHNDLGLAVANSLAAIANGASQIEVTINGVGERTGNCALEELIMALETRGDAIGATTNIKLNQMYETSRQISRAMHFPIAYNKPVVGRNAFQHESGIHQDGLLKNRNTYEIMDPEALGIPRSMIILGKHSGRHALKDRVRKYGFEPDEQQMEQLYEVFKETADQQKVVSDDQLLQMVSQTMNIPAQDYELVELQVTAGSMTDRMAAVRIRTSAGEQSYSAVGGGPVDATIRAIGQSISDDITFVDMEMHALSGGEAASAEAAVTVERAGREFRGTATHNDIVMAAGLAYVAACNAAGLKAESSESDEPVHA; this is encoded by the coding sequence ATGACAACGAACAATAATAAACGCATGATCGAGATTTTTGATACAACACTGCGTGATGGAGAACAGGCACCGGGAGCAAGTTTGCAGCCTGAGCAAAAAATTGAACTGGCACACCAATTGGCTTCTCTGGGCATTGACGTCATCGAGCCTGGATTCCCGATCTCAAGTCCGGGTGAGTTTGCGGCGGTTCAGGCGATTTCCAGACAACTGCAAAACGTTGAGATTTGCGGTTTCGCGCGTGCGGTCAAGGGGGATATTGATGCAGCTGTTCGAGCAACGGCTGACGCAGCACGCCGCCGAATTCACCTGTTTATCTCCTCTTCGGATATCCATATTGAGCATCAGCTGCGCCGTCCGCGCAGCGAAGTCGTGGCTACCGCTCGGGAGATGGTATCTTATGCGCGTCAGTTCACAGATATTGTGGAATTCACCGCCATGGATGCGGCTCGTACGAAGATGGATGATCTGATTGAAATGGTTGAAGTGGCCATTGAAGCAGGAGCGAGTGTTATCAATTTGCCGGATACGGTCGGGTACGCGCTGCCGCATGAATATGGAGAGATGTTCCGCCGGGTACGTGAAGGTGCAAGAGGTGGAGACAAGGTTCGTTACAGCGCACACTGTCATAATGACTTGGGGCTTGCCGTTGCTAACAGTCTGGCTGCGATTGCGAACGGTGCTTCCCAGATTGAAGTAACCATTAACGGTGTAGGAGAACGGACGGGCAACTGTGCATTGGAAGAGCTGATTATGGCTTTGGAGACACGTGGAGACGCTATTGGTGCAACCACGAACATCAAACTGAACCAGATGTATGAGACATCGCGTCAGATTAGCCGTGCAATGCATTTCCCGATTGCCTACAACAAACCGGTGGTAGGACGAAATGCCTTCCAGCATGAGTCCGGTATTCATCAGGATGGTCTGCTCAAGAACAGGAATACGTATGAAATTATGGACCCGGAAGCGCTGGGTATTCCGCGCAGCATGATTATTCTGGGCAAACACTCCGGTCGTCACGCTTTGAAAGACCGGGTTCGTAAATATGGTTTTGAACCGGATGAGCAGCAAATGGAACAACTGTATGAGGTATTTAAAGAAACAGCCGACCAACAGAAAGTGGTTAGTGATGATCAGTTATTGCAGATGGTTAGCCAGACCATGAATATTCCTGCTCAAGATTATGAGCTGGTTGAATTGCAGGTAACAGCAGGCAGCATGACCGATCGAATGGCAGCCGTTCGCATTCGAACCAGCGCAGGAGAGCAATCCTACTCTGCCGTTGGCGGTGGTCCGGTAGATGCAACCATCCGTGCGATTGGGCAGAGTATTTCAGATGATATTACGTTTGTGGATATGGAGATGCACGCCTTGAGCGGAGGAGAGGCTGCGAGTGCAGAAGCTGCGGTAACCGTGGAACGGGCAGGACGTGAATTCAGAGGAACCGCTACGCACAATGATATCGTCATGGCTGCTGGTCTGGCGTATGTAGCCGCTTGTAATGCTGCTGGATTGAAGGCAGAATCTTCTGAGAGTGATGAGCCTGTGCACGCATAA
- a CDS encoding ABC-F family ATP-binding cassette domain-containing protein, translated as MLLQVSGIIKRFGVDPILDGVNLQILERERIGLVGVNGAGKSTLLKIVAGEMSYDGGQIFKSKETTLGYLAQNSGLQSDRSIWDEMMNVFAHLTQAEADLRQMEQDIADPAQMEDEKKYADLLERYAKRSDWFKDHGGYEMETRIRSVLHGMGFGEFSPDTRIATLSGGQKTRLALARILLQAPDLLMLDEPTNYLDIATLTWLEDYLRGYSGALLVVSHDRYFLDRLVTTIVEIERHRSKKYTGNYSRYMELKAAEYESQMKQYEKQQDEISKMEEFVQKNIVRASTTKRAQSRRKALDKMERLDKPMGDLKKAHFSFETAVMSGKEVLRVEQLSVAYDEASPLFRNVSFDLRRGETVALIGPNGIGKSTLLKCLTGSLRPVSGEIQWGTKVQIGYYDQEQTGLNPSNTVLEELWGAYPGMEEARIRTVLGNFLFSGDDVLKKISSLSGGEKARVSLSKLMLMEANMLILDEPTNHLDLFAKEVLEAALMDYEGTLLFISHDRYFLNKMAERIVELHPGGTEHYLGNYDDYVEKKQELEDIAREAAEARLASSKNSAKSDPGLSATEKSGAASFEADKQAKREERNRQRKQEALEQQIAELETEITELEAQMALPEIYQDYMKLQELQEQAESHKLQLAKAYEEWEELALE; from the coding sequence ATGCTGCTGCAAGTATCCGGAATTATCAAACGTTTTGGTGTCGATCCGATCCTGGACGGCGTGAACTTACAAATATTAGAACGCGAGCGCATCGGCCTCGTCGGTGTTAACGGCGCAGGGAAATCCACGTTGCTCAAAATTGTGGCAGGGGAAATGTCCTACGATGGCGGGCAGATTTTCAAATCCAAGGAAACGACACTCGGTTACCTTGCCCAGAACAGCGGACTGCAATCGGACCGCTCCATATGGGATGAAATGATGAATGTATTCGCTCATCTGACCCAGGCTGAAGCAGATTTGCGTCAGATGGAACAGGATATTGCTGACCCTGCCCAGATGGAAGACGAGAAAAAATATGCAGATCTGCTTGAGCGTTATGCCAAACGCTCGGACTGGTTCAAGGATCATGGCGGTTATGAGATGGAAACCCGCATTCGCAGCGTGCTGCACGGGATGGGATTCGGGGAATTCTCACCGGATACCCGGATTGCCACACTGAGCGGAGGTCAAAAGACCCGCCTTGCGCTCGCTCGAATTTTGCTCCAGGCCCCTGACCTGCTCATGCTGGACGAGCCTACCAACTATCTCGATATCGCCACCTTAACGTGGCTTGAGGATTATCTGAGAGGTTATTCTGGCGCACTGCTCGTTGTATCCCATGACCGGTATTTTCTTGATCGGCTTGTTACAACCATCGTGGAGATTGAACGGCATCGCTCGAAAAAATATACGGGCAATTACAGTCGGTACATGGAGCTTAAAGCTGCCGAGTATGAAAGCCAGATGAAGCAATATGAGAAACAGCAGGATGAAATCTCCAAGATGGAGGAATTTGTTCAGAAGAATATCGTCCGTGCTTCAACGACCAAACGGGCACAGAGCCGCCGCAAGGCGCTCGATAAGATGGAACGGCTGGACAAACCTATGGGAGATCTGAAGAAAGCCCACTTCTCTTTTGAAACGGCTGTCATGTCCGGCAAGGAAGTGCTCCGTGTGGAACAGCTATCCGTGGCTTACGATGAGGCCTCGCCGCTGTTCCGCAATGTATCTTTTGATCTTAGACGCGGGGAAACGGTTGCTTTGATCGGTCCGAACGGTATTGGCAAATCCACCTTGCTGAAATGCCTCACCGGAAGTTTGCGTCCTGTAAGCGGTGAGATCCAATGGGGTACCAAGGTGCAGATTGGCTATTATGATCAGGAACAGACGGGACTTAATCCTTCCAATACCGTGTTGGAAGAGCTGTGGGGTGCATATCCAGGCATGGAGGAAGCGCGGATTCGTACGGTGCTTGGCAACTTCCTGTTCAGTGGAGATGATGTACTCAAAAAAATCTCCTCGCTCAGCGGTGGAGAAAAAGCTCGTGTGTCTCTCTCCAAGCTCATGCTCATGGAAGCCAACATGCTCATTCTGGATGAACCTACGAACCATCTTGATCTGTTCGCCAAAGAAGTGCTTGAAGCCGCACTGATGGACTATGAAGGCACATTGCTGTTCATCTCCCATGACCGGTATTTCCTTAACAAAATGGCTGAGCGTATTGTTGAGCTTCATCCAGGTGGAACAGAACACTACCTCGGCAACTATGATGATTATGTAGAGAAGAAACAGGAGCTTGAGGACATTGCACGCGAAGCTGCTGAAGCACGCCTTGCCTCCTCCAAAAACTCTGCGAAATCGGATCCAGGCCTGTCTGCAACCGAAAAATCCGGAGCCGCTTCATTCGAAGCTGACAAGCAGGCCAAGCGGGAAGAACGAAACCGCCAGCGCAAGCAGGAAGCTCTGGAACAACAGATTGCGGAGCTGGAAACGGAGATTACGGAGCTTGAGGCACAGATGGCCCTGCCTGAAATATATCAGGATTACATGAAGCTGCAAGAGCTACAGGAACAAGCGGAGAGTCACAAGCTTCAACTTGCCAAGGCTTATGAAGAGTGGGAAGAATTAGCTTTGGAATAA